A genomic stretch from Ooceraea biroi isolate clonal line C1 chromosome 3, Obir_v5.4, whole genome shotgun sequence includes:
- the LOC105283165 gene encoding probable ATP-dependent RNA helicase spindle-E, whose translation MDLSVKIDSIYRSAKAKVEETGNVKSYAEAQAETYLKLYNAIDNRKEFKPNQTSQSLEENLYKLCVEDVVDQKNRNFIHRPKLQELPILSMKDKILSIIETNSVVVIQGPTGCGKTTQIPQFILDSNIKKRLNCNIIVTQPRRIAAISVARRVSHEEGWPVGSLVGFKVGMHQEVSPDTRLTYCTTGVLLQILINQKHMLDYTHVILDEIHERDQDLDFLLLVVKKLLQTNSKQVKVILMSATINVKKFAKYFSMRVGNDLVPTPIIEIPERRRYEIRTYYLDDIDSLGTIPEVSVIEPTVTDTMINFCSRIIIALDQVDIDEDVDSSQRHTVLVFLPGIYEIQDLYNYLSSVYHKDKLWDLAILHSLISSDEQHHIFHNPPEGHRRIILSTNIAESSITVPDVKYVIDFCLVKVLIVDPVSHTQSLQLHWASKANCDQRAGRAGRVMDGRVYRLVSKAFYNNILIDESTPEMLRAPLTTVVLRAKVLDLDEPRKLLSLSLNPPTVSNLRNSILVLKEVGALVNEDDSFQPFDGRLTNLGRIMASLPLDIRISKLIMLGHVFGILRDAIVLGASMAIKNVFNVVECRPSISSYAIRRKWARDSDSDCIATLNVYKVWQNEKANRRLTTYQAERQWAQRNGVQIKALHELDILVTDITNRLRMSGIEDSVGVNKIVWQAKEHDFILEVILTGAFYPNYFVKRWQSSEDHKNNIIMSLDTWDPTKTVYLRGWPINQPGYLYAKNIQEIFSKHHGLPEKQLAVSFDTSNRVFIQFRRRETVPTDESLNNISNFVYQAIKMRHCNVPIEIKLLDESEARRRAESHDLWRFEQSFFFHKTFQKKRSEISKIRPELPDLDVTCIPLCIQTIINPGYFWAIVDDVATHEKLRSIEKALNSHQLKELSSCSESVSSIVAAPMRKNESLIYHRAIIEEIFPAGGLVDVFFIDYGRSSRVQYSDLRKIDNNVILQIPCLAFCCSLAFLRSSNQINFQNRWSEISKNYFRTQVKRNGQIFGKIYSVVDSIVNLELIVVNNKGEQLNINESFVEKRYAVKREESYLSKHNHELRADIDTIDAMSTEKREFYREMQYDRDDLLQYPDPPKKKDCQSSIKLQGPFSPLETELVQLTYTKKKAMTEKCSVNSVLLDDDPDQLGRLLVAQSVIQSPNSDDLLLLNTTLLPNIPGLGTLLTLIFAPRMELRCDSRKSYYTGALCGLGPIDKYTARAMYPEHDIGIRFDVEITIDDLKEINKLRFWMSTGMQLNENSMEEDIINCQNRIKRILFELIDKPRELQTPSIDYFGREWNRYNELCLLSAARETTAGNCDVYPLHKALELYERDEEIEKLLKNISELELLAYEKDIRKDTVSSCQLCELKMIGLLELRLHLCSEQHKRNEQALLRQAKTN comes from the exons ATGGATTTGTCAGTTAAAATAGACTCTATCTATCGTTCTGCGAAAGCAAAAGTGGAGGAAACTGGTAATGTAAAGAGCTATGCTGAGGCACAAGCTGAAACATATTTAAAG CTTTACAATGCAATTGACAATAGAAAGGAATTCAAACCCAATCAGACATCTCAAAGTTTAGAAGAGAATTTGTACAAACTCTGTGTGGAAGATGTGGTCGATCAGAAGAATCGTAACTTTATTCATCGGCCAAAGTTGCAAGAGTTGCCTATTCTTTCTATGAAAGATAAGATATTATCTATAATTGAGACAAATTCTGTAGTTGTCATTCAAGGACCTACTGGTTGTGGAAAGACCACTCAGATCCCACAATTCATTCTGGACTCTAACATAAAGAAGAGGcttaattgcaatattatag TTACACAGCCAAGGCGCATCGCTGCGATAAGCGTTGCGAGAAGAGTCAGTCATGAGGAAGGCTGGCCTGTGGGTAGCCTCGTGGGTTTCAAAGTCGGTATGCATCAAGAGGTCTCCCCTGATACCCGTTTAACTTACTGCACCACAGGAGTTCTTCTCCAGATTTTGATTAATCAAAAACACATGTTGGATTATACGCACGTCATACTGGACGAAATTCACGAACGTGATCAAGATTTGGATTTTCTTTTACTGGTCGTTAAAAAGTTGTTGCAGACTAATTCAAAACAGGTCAAAGTTATTCTCATGTCGGCGACGATCAATGTAAAGAAATTTGCCAAGTATTTTTCCATGAGAGTGGGAAATGATTTGGTGCCGACGCCGATTATCGAAATCCCGGAAAGGAGACGCTACGAGATTCGCACGTATTATTTGGATGACATAGATAGTCTTGGAACG ATACCGGAAGTGTCCGTCATAGAACCGACCGTCACTGATACCATGATTAACTTTTGCTCACGTATCATCATCGCGCTGGATCAAGTTGATATAGATGAGGATGTAGATTCGTCTCAGAGACACACCGTTCTTGTATTTTTACCAGGCATTTATGAAATTCAGGATCTCTACAATTATCTCTCATCGGTTTATCATAAGGACAAATTGTGGGACCTGGCAATTCTGCATTCATTGATTTCTAGTGACGAGCAGCATCACATTTTTCACAACCCACCGGAAGGTCACAGGCGTATTATATTGTCTACAAATATCGCTGAAAGCAGTATTACTGTGCCGGACGTAAAATATG TGATTGACTTTTGTCTCGTAAAAGTACTCATTGTTGATCCTGTCTCTCACACTCAATCCTTGCAACTTCATTGGGCGAGTAAAGCAAATTGCGACCAACGAGCTGGCCGTGCGGGTCGTGTAATGGACGGTAGAGTCTACAGATTGGTATCAAAAGCATTTTACAAT AACATTCTCATTGACGAGAGTACTCCGGAAATGCTGCGTGCACCACTTACCACTGTTGTCCTTCGCGCCAAAGTTCTTGATCTCGATGAGCCGCGCAAGCTTCTCTCGCTTTCCCTCAATCCGCCAACTGTGTCTAATCTGAGAAACAGCATCCTAGTCTTAAAGGAAGTCGGCGCCCTCGTAAACGAGGATGATTCTTTTCAACCGTTCGACGGAAGGTTGACCAACCTGGGAAGAATAATGGCTTCCCTTCCCCTCGACATTCGAATCTCAAAGTTGATTATGTTGGGCCACGTATTCGGAATTTTACGCGATGCTATCGTCCTCGGGGCTAGCATGGCCATTAAGAACGTCTTCAACGTTGTAGAGTGTCGGCCTAGCATATCTTCTTATGCTATCCGCAGAAAGTGGGCTCGTGATTCCGATAGCGATTGCATCGCTACTCTAAACGTTTACAAAGTGTGGCAGAATGAGAAGGCAAACCGTCGATTAACTACCTACCAGGCCGAGAGACAATGGGCCCAGAGAAATGGTGTTCAGATAAAGGCCCTGCACGAATTGGACATTTTGGTGACCGATATCACGAATAGATTGCGGATGTCTGGCATCGAAGACAGCGTTGgagttaataaaattgtctGGCAAG CTAAGGAGCACGATTTCATTCTTGAAGTTATTCTCACGGGCGCATTTTACCCCAATTACTTTGTCAAACGTTGGCAGAGCTCTGAGGatcacaaaaataatattattatgagccTGGACACTTGGGATCCTACAAAAACGGTTTATCTGAGAGGCTGGCCCATAAATCAACCTGGATATTTGTATGCCAAAAATATTCAGGAAATCTTTTCCAAGCACCACGGACTCCCGGAGAAACAGCTGGCAGTGTCATTTGATACTTCGAATCGTGTTTTCATACAATTTCGCAGGAGGGAAACGGTGCCTACTGATGAAAGCTTGAACAATATATCAAATTTCGTTTATCAG GCTATCAAGATGAGGCACTGCAATGTGCCAATCGAGATAAAGTTACTGGATGAGAGTGAAGCGAGACGGAGAGCAGAATCTCATGATCTATGGAGATTTGAACAGAGTTTCTTCTTCCACAAAacttttcaaaagaaaagatccGAGATTTCTAAAATCAGACCAGAATTACCGGACCTCGACGTGACTTGCATACCTCTGTGTATACAAACT ATTATTAATCCTGGATATTTCTGGGCGATCGTCGACGATGTTGCTACACATGAAAAATTGCGATCTATCGAAAAAGCTCTCAATTCGCATCAGTTGAAGGAACTCTCCTCTTGTTCTGAAAGTGTATCGTCCATAGTAGCCGCTCCTATGAGAAAAAACGAGTCGTTGATCTATCATCGTGCTATAATCGAGGAAATCTTTCCAGCCGGAGGACTGGTCGacgttttctttattgatTACGGTCGCTCGTCTCGAGTGCAATATAGCgatttaagaaaaatagataACAACGTAATTCTACAAATTCCTTGTTTAGCGTTTTGCTGTAGTCTGGCTTTTCTGCGTTCTTCGAATCaaatcaattttcaaaatcGATGGtctgaaatttcgaaaaactaTTTCCGAACGCAAGTTAAGAGAAATGGACAGATTTTTGGGAAAATTTACTCGGTGGTTGATAGTATcgttaatttagaattaatcgTTGTTAACAATAAGGGGGAGCaacttaatattaatgagaGCTTCGTTGAAAAAAGATACGCGGTAAAGAGGGAAGAGAGTTATCTGTCAAAGCACAATCACGAGCTAAGAGCGGACATTGATACCATCGACGCGATGTCGACAGAGAAAAGGGAGTTTTACAGGGAGATGCAGTACGATAGGGACGACTTGTTGCAG TATCCCGACCCACCGAAAAAAAAAGACTGCCAGTCCAGCATAAAACTCCAAGGGCCATTCTCTCCCTTAGAGACGGAACTGGTTCAACTGACGTATACCAAAAAAAAAGCAATGACAGAGAAGTGTTCTGTGAATTCTGTCCTCCTGGATGATGATCCCGATCAATTGGGACGTCTCTTGGTCGCCCAGAGCGTCATTCAATCACCGAATAGCGATGATTTACTTCTGCTAAATACCACTTTGCTGCCAAATATTCCCGGACTCGGGACGTTGCTTACTCTCATTTTTGCGCCGCGTATGGAGTTGCGATGCGACTCTCGGAAGTCTTATTACACGGGAGCTTTGTGCGGTTTGGGGCCGATCGATAAATACACCGCACGGGCAATGTATCCTGAGCACGATATAGGGATTCGATTTGACGTGGAAATCACGATCGATGACTTGAAAGAG ataaataaattacgctTTTGGATGAGCACCGGAATGCAACTCAATGAGAATTCCATGGAGGAGGACATTATAAATTGTCAGAACAGAATCAAACGTATCTTGTTCGAGTTAATAGACAAACCGAGGGAATTGCAAACTCCGTCAATCGATTATTTCGGCCGTGAATGGAATCGTTACAACGAACTGTGCCTTTTGTCCGCTGCGCGGGAAACAACCGCGGGAAACTGCGACGTGTATCCATTGCATAAAGCATTAGAACTGTACGAGAGGGACGAGGAAATAGAGAAGCTGCTGAAGAATATCTCGGAATTAGAGCTTCTTGCCTATGA AAAAGACATACGTAAAGACACAGTTTCTTCTTGCCAGTTGTGTGAATTGAAAATGATTGGTTTACTGGAACTGCGTCTTCATCTTTGCTCAGAACAACACAAAAGGAATGAGCAAGCACTGTTACGCCAAGCAAAAACCAATTAA
- the LOC105283214 gene encoding valine--tRNA ligase produces the protein MMQRTLNECFLRTNFFGRRLPYCTSTANVAESYNNQKLRDFPETFKSKDVEQGWYDVWQHNKYFATSRIKTSSSEQRKKEEKESFSIVLPPPNITGVLHLGHALTATVQDVLARWHRMKGHPVIWIPGLDHAGIATQAVMERMLQQTRNVTRHDLGRAEFTRLLWQWKMEKAPIIKQQLKALGATLDWDREYFTIDEGHSVAVTEAFVRLNESNLLYRSKDLVNWSPALRSTISEIEVEDFVVNGKTRLQLPGYNVKVTFGQLIKLAYQVKDSKEELIVATTRPETMFGDVAIAVHPDDERYSKYIGRHILHPVRETSIPIIADSSVKREFGTGVVKITPAHDRLDYDIAKRHDLPVINVINEEGNMTEVCREFKGLPRFIARERLINELAARGVIRSVEDDYRMVLPLCSRTNDVVEYLLKEQWFVRCTTLARRAQKAVENGELKINSDSDGTYERLWYDWLDNARDWCVSRQLWWGHRIPAYLVNYSGDNNNHDNDGIHSNNGSTTSWIIARSEEEARCQAREKYGDMVSVHQDQDVLDTWFSSAIVPFATLGWPRHTEDMAKYYPLTLMETGHDILLFWVARMVMLSLEMTQRLPFKEVLLHGVLCDANGKKMSKSSGNVISPENIINGCTLEELNAQARHNHAMGILSTDELQRTLRVNAKSYPDGIPECGTDALRLSLCARNIKNRTISFDIDNCRTNKYFCNKIWQASKYTLLMVNNNEERKENEQQRHGDKRKKTLSDLDRWILSRLSRMVETVNGAFAEGNFHKAVAAIRQFVHYEFCDLYMEATKFGFRSGDAAVIAGHSDTLTRCLEVSLRVLAPLTPYLSDDLYTRLAKQRLSGFQPVTSLLEASYPAPDEFEHLKDDVLEQRMHELVNVINAIRSCMANVSKKSNPEVSILVGDVDDCNFYRENVNLIKGVGKIWNVSIHLTESVNDENLNKTTTRNSSESLAESNVHTISYMHKDNCLLLISVMDASMVEQIKKNIVRRRNSEKREIINKS, from the exons ATGATGCAGCGTACGTTAAATGAATGCTTCTTGCGTACGAATTTTTTCGGCCGGAGATTACCTTACTGCACTTCAACCGCAAACGTAGCAGAGTCGTATAACAATCAGAAATTACGag ATTTTCCAGAAACGTTTAAATCCAAGGATGTGGAACAAGGCTGGTATGATGTTTGGCAGCATAACAAATACTTCGCAACCTCTAGGATCAAGACTAGCAGCAGCGagcaaaggaaaaaggaagagaaagagtcTTTCAGTATAGTTTTACCACCACCTAATATTACAGGAGTGTTACATCTCGGTCATGCACTGACTGCTACGGTTCAGGATGTGTTAGCGAGATG GCATAGAATGAAGGGTCATCCAGTGATATGGATACCAGGTCTTGATCATGCGGGGATTGCTACTCAGGCTGTGATGGAGCGTATGCTGCAGCAAACACGGAACGTCACGCGACATGATTTGGGCCGTGCTGAATTCACACGATTACTCTGGCAATGGAAAATGGAGAAAGCCCCAATCATCAAACAACAACTGAAAGCCCTAGGTGCTACGCTCGATTGGGACAGAGAATATTTTACCATTGACGAG GGACATAGTGTGGCAGTGACGGAAGCGTTTGTACGACTAAACGAGTCGAATCTGTTGTACAGAAGCAAGGATCTGGTCAACTGGTCGCCGGCGCTGCGCAGTACCATCTCAGAAATCGAGGTCGAGGATTTCGTGGTAAATGGCAAGACACGACTTCAATTGCCCGGCTATAATGTCAAAGTCACCTTCGGACAATTGATTAAGCTTGCTTATCAAGTCAAAGATTCGA AAGAAGAATTAATAGTCGCGACAACTAGGCCGGAGACAATGTTTGGGGACGTAGCGATTGCTGTGCACCCAGACGACGAGAGGTACTCAAAGTATATTGGCCGACACATTTTACATCCTGTAAGGGAGACCTCTATACCCATCATAGCCGATTCCTCGGTCAAGAGAGAATTTGGCACTG GTGTTGTAAAAATCACACCGGCGCACGATCGCTTGGATTACGATATCGCCAAGAGACACGACTTGCCGgtcattaatgttattaacgaGGAGGGAAACATGACGGAGGTCTGCAGGGAATTCAAG gGACTGCCGAGGTTCATTGCGCGTGAGAGACTGATCAACGAGCTTGCAGCACGAGGCGTGATAAGAAGCGTGGAGGACGATTATCGGATGGTACTGCCACTATGCTCGCGTACAAACGACGTGGTCGAGTATCTGTTGAAAGAACAATGGTTCGTGCGATGCACGACGTTAGCCAGACGGGCGCAGAAAGCTGTGGAGAATGGTGAACTCAAGATCAACTCGGATAGTGATGGAACTTACGAGCGATTGTGGTACGATTGGCTCGATAATGCCAG agACTGGTGTGTGTCGAGACAATTGTGGTGGGGTCATCGTATCCCCGCATACCTCGTAAATTATAGCGGCGATAACAACAATCACGATAACGATGGCATCCACTCGAATAACGGCAGTACCACTTCATGGATAATCGCTCGATCCGAGGAAGAGGCACGTTGTCAGGCACGAGAGAAATACGGGGACATGGTTAGCGTACATCAGGATCAGGATGTCCTCGATACGTGGTTCTCGTCGGCAATCGTACCGTTTGCCACGCTTGGTTGGCCGAGACAT ACGGAAGACATGGCGAAGTATTATCCGTTGACGCTGATGGAAACTGGCCATGATATCCTCCTATTTTGGGTGGCGAGAATGGTGATGTTGAGTCTCGAGATGACGCAGCGCTTGCCATTCAAG GAGGTTTTGCTTCATGGCGTCTTGTGCGATGCCAACGGCAAGAAAATGTCCAAGAGCTCTGGCAACGTTATCTCACcggaaaacattattaacggTTGCACCCTCGAA gaATTGAACGCGCAGGCAAGGCATAATCATGCAATGGGTATTCTCAGCACCGACGAACTGCAACGAACGTTGCGTGTAAACGCGAAATCGTATCCCGACGGTATACCGGAGTGTGGCACTGACGCTTTGAGACTATCACTATGTGCCCGTAATATCAAAa ATCGTACCATCAGTTTCGACATAGACAACTGTCGTACGAACAAGTACTTTTGCAACAAAATCTGGCAAGCGAGCAAGTATACGTTATTGATGGTAAACAATAATGAGGAACGCAAGGAGAACGAACAACAACGACACGGAGATAAAAGGAAGAAAACCTTGAGTGATCTGGACAGGTGGATTCTGAGCCGATTGTCGCGGATGGTGGAGACAGTGAATGGTGCGTTTGCCGAAGGAAATTTTCATAAGGCGGTCGCAGCGATCCGTCAATTTGTGCACTACGAGTTTTGTGATCTCTACATG GAGGCCACAAAATTCGGCTTCAGAAGCGGTGATGCCGCTGTGATTGCCGGTCATTCTGATACTCTCACAAGATGTCTGGAAGTGTCGTTGCGTGTTCTCGCACCACTCACACCGTATCTGTCGGACGATTTGTACACGAGACTTGCCAAACAGAGGCTATCAGGATTTCAGCCAGTTACTTCGTTACTCGAAGCGTCCTATCCTGCGCCAGATGAG TTTGAGCATCTGAAGGATGACGTATTGGAACAGAGAATGCACGAACTCGTGAATGTGATAAACGCAATTAGAAGCTGTATGGCAAACGTTAGTAAAAAGTCAAACCCGGAAG TTAGCATCCTGGTTGGCGATGTGGacgattgtaatttttatcggGAAAATGTGAATCTGATCAAGGGAGTCGGTAAAATATGGAATGTGTCGATTCATTTGACGGAATCAGTGAATGATGAGAACTTAAACAAGACTACGACGAGAAATAGTAGCGAAAGTCTTGCTGAGAGCAACGTTCACACCATTTCGTACATGCACAAGGATAATTGCTTATTGCTCATTTCAGTCATG GACGCATCAATGGTGGAACAAATTAAGAAGAACATTGTGAGAAGAAGGAActcggaaaagagagaaatcatAAACAAATCTTGA
- the LOC105283166 gene encoding DNA polymerase delta subunit 3 gives MEALNEQLETLTSHVFDNDKLVTYKWLSKILKVHVNTAKQILWAFYEKYHESHNIECTYLLIGLLNDNEMRVEVIKGSDLLKAREKFRTIISEHLYSVHKPLEDLELLASSDPGDINYSAIKCDACKERSDEEMQLLRWGTVARKAVPENVVNANTTDVANRLKVEKNLITKKNNGVSTLFRTSGKSKNSEETKPTLQKKDKALIEKDETSMQEAKGLAEKQDDSPAKEDKNSTKKSEKSDEVSKDKSSKKVQNSTERKKSSTKKISPKNKPMKSKGLDNFFEKRTSPPQPVKTVSSEKNDDKTNTEVTKEIETKEEKKELRGKKRNRSKDISQSTKKRKRVVVQSDSSDSEVQSDAEMEDAVPELEAEPLVRTKSPSPPRMKHENGKKKVLKLVNKVYKENGYIVTKKEHVYVSCSEDEEEKKEEEERRKKKVETKTEKVKKKQSTLTDFFKKS, from the exons atggAAGCATTGAACGAGCAGTTGGAAACTTTGACGAGTCATGTTTTCGACAACGATAAGCTG GTTACTTACAAATGGCTgagcaaaatattaaaagttcacGTCAACACGGCAAAACAAATCTTGTGGGCATTTTACGAGAAGTATCACGAGAGTCACAATATCGAAtgcacatatttattaataggtCTTCTTAACGACAATGAGATGCGTGTCGAGGTTATCAAAGGATCGGATCTACTCAAGGCTCGAGAAAAGTTTCGTACAATTATCTCGGAGCATCTCTATAGCGTGCACAAACCTCTGGAAGATTTGGAATTACTTGCCAGTTCTGATCCTGGGGACATAAATTACAGTGCAATAAAGTGCGATGCCTGTAAAGAACGAAGTGACGAGGAAATGCAGCTCTTACGGTGGGGTACAGTTGCGAGGAAAGCTGTACCAGAAAATGTGGTAAATGCAAATACCACAGATGTTGCAAATCGATTAAAGGTGGAAAAGAACTTGATAACGAAGAAGAATAATGGAGTGAGTACATTGTTCAGGACATctggaaaatcaaaaaattCTGAAGAAACAAAGCCCACTTTGCAGAAAAAGGACAAAGctttaattgaaaaagatgAAACTTCAATGCAGGAAGCTAAAGGCTTAGCAGAAAAGCAAGATGATTCTCCAGCGAAGGAGGATAAAAATTCTACAAAAAAAAGTGAGAAAAGTGATGAGGTGTCTAAGGATAAAAGTTcaaaaaaagttcaaaactcaacagagaggaaaaaaagttccactaaaaaaatatctccAAAAAACAAGCCTATGAAGAGTAAGGGTTTGGATAATTTCTTCGAAAAGCGTACGTCTCCACCGCAACCCGTAAAGACTGTATCATCGGAAAAGAACGACGATAAGACCAATACCGAAGTTACTAAAGAAATAGAAactaaagaagaaaagaaagaattacgCGGAAAGAAGCGGAATAGAAGCAAAGACATCAGTCAATCTACTAAGAAACGAAAAAGAGTTGTAGTACAGAGCGATTCCAGTGATTCAGAGGTACAAAGTGATGCAGAGATGGAAGATGCAGTTCCAGAATTAGAGGCTGAACCTCTCGTAAGAACAAAGAGTCCTTCTCCTCCAAGGATGAAGCATGAGAATGGCAAAAAGAAAGTGCTAAAGTTAGTCAACAAGGTGTACAAAGAAAACGGATATATCGTGACGAAGAAAGAACATGTCTATGTAAGTTGTTCGGAggacgaagaagagaagaaggaagaggaagaaagaagaaagaagaaagtgGAAACAAAGACGGAGAAAGTAAAGAAGAAGCAGTCCACATTGACAGACTTTTTCAAGAAATCTTAA
- the LOC105283171 gene encoding rhythmically expressed gene 2 protein, which yields MINRIRPRLVTFDVTGTLLMTKLEEHYIEIGARHGLPIEPGMLAQSFKSNFVRLSKEHPIFGKHTGLGWNKWWRSMVHNVFSDQHASVSRDTLDQIADSLISCYGTSKCWHKYPGTIDLLESLRKRDVVLGVISNFDQRLESILKDTHIRQYFTFVLTSYDFGVEKPSLLIFEEALRLGNCCRREEISPREAMHIGDRVDNDYFGAKNAGWSAALIKHEDDKTANESQVPREDIFTSLKQLESHYERILGANCVARS from the exons ATGATCAATCGTATCCGACCGCGCCTCGTAACGTTCGACGTGACCGGTACACTGCTGATGACCAAGCTGGAAGAACATTACATCGAGATTGGTGCTCGACACGGTTTACCGATCGAACCAGGAATGTTGGCGCAAAGTTTCAAAAGCAATTTCGTGCGGCTTAGTAAAGAACACCCTATATTTGGCAAGCATACTGGATTAGGCTGGAACAAGTGGTGGAGAAGTATGGTGCACAATGTGTTCAGTGATCAACATGCTTCTGTATCGAGGGACACGTTAGATCAA ATCGCAGACAGTTTGATAAGCTGCTACGGTACCAGTAAATGTTGGCACAAGTATCCTGGCACCATCGATCTACTCGAGTCTCTACGGAAAAGGGACGTCGTCTTGGGAGTCATCTCAAATTTTGACCaacgattggaatcgatcctCAAGGACACTCACATTCGCCAATATTTCACCTTCGTCCTGACCTCGTACGACTTCGGAGTGGAAAAACCGAGTCTACTGATCTTCGAGGAGGCGTTGAGATTGGGCAATTGCTGCCGAAGAGAGGAAATATCACCTCGTGAAGCAATGCACATCGGTGACCGAGTTGATAACGACTATTTTGGAGCTAAAAATGCTGGTTGGAGTGCTGCATTAATCAAGCACGAGGATGACAAGACCGCAAATGAGAGCCAAGTCCCCAGGGAGGATATTTTTACGAGCTTGAAGCAACTCGAAAGCCACTACGAAAGGATTCTTGGAGCGAATTGTGTGGCACGCTCGTGA
- the LOC105283164 gene encoding SIN3-HDAC complex-associated factor: MFSFHKPKVYRSSKGCCICKAKSSSSRFTDSKKYEDDFMPCFQLEERRSGEICNACVLLVKRFKKLPPGSNRNWRHVVDARAGPGIKSLTKFKAKNKRKLKVLKPEKIIKKKHVYLKTEADREQSPTISDDLIIEVGEDYGLTDCKTSSRSDTSDEDDVVTDKQLDLPSENEDVKESDFNFIDLSYYKREIICCGSIFKGAYGEIVIHASFFKPCTSCLSRRQLPTSSASASPIHSSASASPAHSDESTSSSSETSSKQGTKTFSDSSSDDSGYDESSNQDESKLAKNVQVKEDVEIMEEEAVRPVELDKLSNSGSLQVSNVTNQSLQLVSN, from the exons ATGTTCAGTTTTCATAAGCCAAAGGTGTACCGATCTAGTAAGGGTTGTTGCATTTGTAAAGCTAAATCTAGCAG TTCAAGATTTACAGACAGTAAAAAGTATGAGGATGATTTTATGCCATGCTTTCAACTAGAAGAAAGACGTAGTGGAGAAATCTGTAACGCATGTGTGCTTCTAGTAAAAAGATTCAAGAAACTGCCTCCAGGAAGCAATCGTAATTGGAGACAC GTCGTGGATGCACGTGCTGGACCTGGAATCAAGTCGTTGACAAAATTCAaggcaaaaaataaaagaaaactaaaGGTTTTGAAacctgaaaaaattattaagaagAAGCATGTCTATCTAAAAACAGAGGCAGATCGGGAGCAGAGTCCAACCATAAGTGATGACTTAATAATTG AAGTTGGAGAAGACTACGGATTAACAGATTGCAAAACTTCGAGCAGATCGGATACCTCGGACGAGGACGATGTTGTCACTGACAAACAGTTGGATCTTCCTTCCGAAAACGAAGATGTGAAGGAaagcgattttaatttcatcgatTTGTCATATTATAAGAG gGAGATCATCTGTTGCGGCAGCATTTTCAAAGGCGCGTACGGCGAGATCGTGATACATGCGTCTTTTTTCAAACCGTGCACGAGTTGCCTCTCCAGGCGGCAACTTCCTACCTCTTCCGCGTCCGCCAGTCCCATCCACAGTTCTGCATCCGCCAGTCCTGCTCACAGCGACGAATCCACATCGTCGAGCTCGGAAACAAGTTCCAAACAAGGTACCAAGACTTTTAGCGATTCGTCATCTGATGATTCCGGTTACGACGAATCCTCCAATCAAGACGAAAGCAAATTAGCGAAGAATGTTCAAGTTAAGGAAGACGTGGAGATAATGGAAGAAGAAGCTGTGAGGCCTGTCGAGCTGGATAAACTATCGAACAGCGGTTCGTTGCAAGTCTCCAATGTTACTAATCAGTCGCTCCAGTTGGTTTCCAATTAA